A DNA window from Desulfurobacterium atlanticum contains the following coding sequences:
- a CDS encoding AMP-binding protein, whose protein sequence is MNSALKFFRKVNAKALQKKVFKQVHERIGPSLRYMISGGAKLNVEVARGLEAMGFNILEGYGLTETSPLISVNTPERKKIGSAGPPIKGVEVKIVNGEIVVKGDNVMKGYFNRPEETEKVIKDGWFYTGDLGYIDDEGFLFITGRAKDVIVLDNGKNVYPEDIENEILKSRYILEIGVFEEEGVIKAIVKPDFELLIEEEIEDIYEFIKNEIKRTTKHLQSYKRVKEFKITDRELPRTRIGKLRRFMLPALYKEIVD, encoded by the coding sequence GTGAATTCAGCGTTGAAGTTTTTTAGAAAAGTGAATGCAAAAGCTCTTCAGAAAAAGGTTTTTAAGCAGGTTCATGAAAGGATAGGGCCATCATTAAGGTATATGATTTCCGGCGGAGCAAAGCTAAATGTTGAAGTTGCCCGTGGACTTGAAGCTATGGGATTTAATATATTGGAAGGTTATGGTTTAACAGAAACTTCTCCTTTAATATCGGTTAATACTCCTGAAAGAAAAAAGATAGGTTCTGCTGGTCCTCCTATAAAAGGTGTTGAGGTAAAGATAGTTAACGGAGAAATTGTTGTAAAAGGTGATAATGTTATGAAAGGTTACTTTAACAGACCGGAAGAAACTGAAAAAGTTATAAAAGATGGATGGTTTTATACTGGAGATCTGGGTTATATTGATGATGAAGGGTTTCTTTTTATAACTGGAAGGGCCAAAGATGTGATAGTTCTTGATAATGGAAAGAATGTTTACCCGGAAGATATAGAGAATGAAATATTAAAAAGTAGATATATCCTTGAAATAGGAGTTTTTGAAGAGGAAGGAGTTATAAAAGCTATCGTAAAACCGGATTTTGAACTTCTTATAGAAGAAGAGATTGAAGATATCTATGAATTTATTAAAAACGAGATAAAGAGAACCACAAAGCACTTGCAGTCATATAAGCGGGTTAAAGAGTTTAAAATCACAGATAGAGAACTACCGAGGACCAGAATAGGGAAGCTTAGAAGGTTTATGCTTCCTGCCTTATATAAGGAGATAGTTGATTAA
- the ccsB gene encoding c-type cytochrome biogenesis protein CcsB codes for MFNSVEFFNIGMVLFLAASVFYTIHVFSKSEKMGKIATYIALAGVIVQGIAFVLRGMEKAQLNMVDDWLAFYKYAPFTNMYESLMLFGWTIVVIYLIFERKYRNKIFGMFVMPLAVISEASTQILGFNPEAQPLVPALQSNWLLFHVVTSFIGYAGFAVSAGVAYAYFAKRDDTNSTDWIVLFLSTIFIAFFITYSAYRTSVFLFFLISAVIAAGVVGFLYWMNKSGFAKKLPTVETLEDIMYQAAAVGFVFLTLGIILGAVWAKYAWGGYWSWDPKETWSLITWLVYSVYLHARYVKGLSGKPLAHFTIIGFLSVVFTYYGVNLILPGLHSYAQ; via the coding sequence ATGTTTAATTCAGTGGAGTTTTTTAACATCGGAATGGTGCTGTTTTTGGCAGCATCAGTGTTTTACACCATTCATGTTTTTTCAAAATCTGAGAAAATGGGGAAAATCGCTACCTACATCGCTCTTGCTGGAGTGATTGTTCAAGGTATCGCTTTTGTGCTAAGGGGTATGGAGAAAGCTCAGTTAAACATGGTAGATGACTGGCTTGCTTTCTATAAATATGCCCCTTTCACAAATATGTATGAATCCCTGATGCTTTTTGGCTGGACCATTGTGGTAATCTACCTGATTTTTGAGAGAAAGTACCGTAACAAAATATTTGGTATGTTTGTAATGCCCCTTGCAGTCATCTCAGAAGCTTCAACACAGATACTCGGTTTCAATCCTGAAGCTCAACCGCTTGTTCCAGCACTTCAGAGCAACTGGCTTCTATTCCATGTTGTTACATCTTTTATCGGTTATGCAGGTTTTGCAGTAAGTGCAGGAGTAGCTTACGCTTATTTTGCAAAAAGGGATGACACAAACAGCACAGACTGGATAGTCCTTTTCCTATCAACAATATTTATAGCTTTCTTCATAACCTATTCAGCATACAGAACCAGTGTATTTCTTTTCTTTTTAATATCTGCAGTAATAGCCGCCGGTGTAGTTGGATTCCTCTACTGGATGAACAAAAGCGGTTTTGCAAAAAAGCTCCCTACAGTTGAAACCCTTGAAGATATAATGTATCAGGCTGCAGCTGTAGGATTTGTATTTTTAACACTTGGAATAATTCTCGGTGCTGTATGGGCTAAATATGCATGGGGCGGATACTGGTCCTGGGATCCAAAAGAAACCTGGTCCCTTATCACATGGCTTGTTTACTCTGTATATCTCCATGCAAGATATGTTAAAGGACTTTCTGGAAAACCACTTGCTCACTTCACCATTATAGGATTTTTAAGTGTCGTATTTACATACTATGGAGTAAACCTGATACTTCCTGGACTTCACAGTTACGCACAATAG
- a CDS encoding AMP-binding protein: MFLEDIIENFDKKGDKEILVEKKDGKYSSITFSEFKKLVSSVQKELGDINKEDRVVIFMENSPLWIASLFAVMFSGGISVPVDYLLSESEFFNILRDAQPRVILTSTQNYDKAKLAAKKLGYKPEIVKVDNVVVEDRELKILLPSMDDVAVILYTSGTTGNPKGVMLTYRNLNHNIEGIRDIRLLNEKDRFIAILPFHHTYPLLATVVLPITEGLPLVFIERLTPADILSTIRDQNVTIMVGVPKLFQVIYHNI, translated from the coding sequence GTTGAAAAAAAAGACGGTAAATATAGTTCTATCACTTTTTCTGAGTTTAAAAAACTTGTCTCCAGTGTTCAAAAGGAGCTTGGAGATATAAATAAAGAGGACAGAGTGGTTATTTTTATGGAGAACTCTCCATTGTGGATTGCGTCTCTTTTTGCTGTTATGTTTTCTGGTGGAATTTCTGTTCCTGTTGATTATCTTCTTTCTGAAAGTGAGTTTTTTAATATTTTAAGGGATGCTCAGCCAAGGGTTATATTAACTTCAACTCAAAACTATGATAAGGCAAAATTAGCAGCCAAGAAACTTGGTTATAAACCGGAGATAGTGAAAGTTGATAATGTTGTTGTGGAGGACAGAGAGTTAAAGATTTTATTACCTTCAATGGATGATGTAGCGGTAATTCTCTATACTTCAGGAACAACAGGTAATCCGAAAGGGGTTATGTTAACTTATAGGAATCTAAATCATAATATAGAGGGAATAAGGGATATCAGGCTTCTAAATGAGAAAGACAGGTTTATAGCTATTCTCCCTTTTCATCATACTTATCCTTTGCTTGCAACAGTTGTTTTACCTATTACTGAAGGATTACCTCTTGTTTTTATAGAGAGATTAACTCCTGCAGACATACTTTCAACGATAAGAGATCAGAATGTTACGATAATGGTTGGAGTTCCAAAACTTTTTCAGGTTATTTATCACAACATTTAA